The following are encoded together in the Streptomyces sp. NBC_01465 genome:
- a CDS encoding sigma-70 family RNA polymerase sigma factor — translation MRKDAAVADDRPSGARHRSVPDEELMRALYREHAGPLLAYVIRLVAGDRQRAEDVVQETLIRAWKNAGQLNRATGSVRPWLVTVARRIVIDNHRSRQSRPQEVEPSPLEVMPAEDEIDKALWLMTLSDALDDLTPAHREALVETYFKGRTVNEAAEALGIPAGTVRSRVFYALRSMKLALEERGVTA, via the coding sequence GTGCGCAAGGATGCGGCCGTGGCCGATGACCGTCCGTCGGGGGCCCGTCATCGCTCCGTGCCCGACGAGGAGCTGATGCGGGCGCTCTACCGCGAGCATGCTGGACCGCTTCTCGCGTACGTCATCCGACTCGTCGCCGGCGACCGCCAGCGCGCCGAGGACGTCGTACAGGAGACGCTCATCCGTGCCTGGAAGAACGCCGGCCAGCTCAACCGGGCGACCGGCTCTGTCCGACCCTGGCTGGTGACGGTGGCAAGGCGCATCGTCATCGACAACCACCGCAGCCGGCAGTCCCGGCCGCAGGAGGTCGAACCGTCGCCGCTGGAGGTCATGCCCGCGGAGGACGAGATCGACAAGGCGTTGTGGCTGATGACGCTCTCGGATGCGCTCGACGACCTGACTCCCGCGCACCGGGAGGCACTTGTGGAGACGTACTTCAAAGGGCGTACGGTCAATGAGGCGGCCGAGGCACTCGGCATTCCCGCCGGGACCGTGCGGTCCCGGGTCTTCTACGCACTGCGCTCGATGAAGCTCGCACTGGAGGAGAGGGGGGTGACGGCATGA
- a CDS encoding HelD family protein: MAAQDAAVDSVRDREIGIEQDHLDQVYRRLEEKIHEAEFLMNDAAQRGQVGTPGALAERDAQVFRAGVHLNRLNNEFEDFLFGRIDLLQGKDGKKGPDGAFTSVEPADDAIRPDDTADIAETLHIGRIGVLDSDYSPLVIDWRAPAAAPFYRSTPVDPGRVVRRRVIRSKGRQVLGVEDDLMRPELKATLDGAELPAIGDGALMAALGQARSHTMRDIVSSIQAEQDLVIRAPAASVTEVAGGPGTGKTAVALHRAAYLLYQDRRRYSGGILIVSPTPLLVSYTEGVLPSLGEEGQVAIRALGSLVDGAEATAYDEPSIARIKGSSRMLAVLRKAARGALEGDRAPAPKESNGQLAFGDEGSAPSPANRLRVVAFGTRLELEADDLQRIRHNVLGGTAPVNLLRPRARKLLLDALWSKSSGRGRYSDPELLAELRSTFDDEVSSEDSFLAFLDAWWPELTPRGVLTAMSDERRLGRWARRVLNPREVRQLARALKREALSVHDVALLDELQTLLGTPHKPKKKREYDPLDALTGLEELMPHREETQWERAERLAQERTEYAHVIVDEAQDLTPMQWRMVGRRGRQATWTIVGDAAQSSWSYPDEAAEARDEALGTRPRRRFTLTVNYRNPAEIAELAAKVLKLAMPGMESPSAVRSTGVKPRFGVVQNGDLAASVRAEAQRLLDQVDGTVGVVVAMNRREQARKWLADLGDRVVALGSLEAKGLEYDATVVVSPAEIADESPAGLRVLYVALTRATQQLTVVSAARDEPDGDGVPDLLRD, from the coding sequence GTGGCCGCGCAGGACGCCGCTGTCGACTCGGTCAGAGACCGCGAGATCGGTATCGAGCAGGACCACCTCGACCAGGTGTACCGGCGCCTCGAGGAGAAGATCCACGAGGCGGAGTTCCTGATGAACGACGCCGCCCAGCGCGGCCAGGTCGGCACGCCCGGCGCCCTGGCCGAGCGGGACGCCCAGGTCTTCAGGGCCGGTGTCCACCTCAACCGCCTCAACAACGAATTCGAGGACTTCCTCTTCGGCCGCATCGACCTGCTGCAGGGCAAGGACGGCAAGAAGGGCCCGGACGGGGCGTTCACCTCGGTCGAGCCCGCCGACGACGCGATCCGCCCCGACGACACGGCGGACATCGCGGAGACCCTCCACATCGGGCGGATCGGGGTCCTGGACTCCGACTACTCACCGCTGGTCATCGACTGGCGGGCGCCCGCCGCCGCGCCCTTCTACCGTTCGACGCCGGTCGATCCGGGTCGTGTCGTACGCCGAAGGGTCATCCGCTCCAAGGGCCGCCAGGTCCTCGGGGTCGAGGACGACCTGATGCGCCCGGAGCTCAAGGCCACGCTCGACGGCGCCGAGCTCCCCGCGATCGGCGACGGCGCCCTGATGGCCGCGCTCGGCCAGGCCCGCAGTCACACCATGCGCGACATCGTCTCCTCCATCCAGGCCGAGCAGGACCTGGTCATCCGCGCCCCCGCCGCCTCGGTCACCGAGGTCGCGGGCGGTCCGGGTACGGGCAAGACGGCGGTGGCGCTGCACCGGGCCGCGTACCTCCTCTACCAGGACCGCCGCCGCTACTCGGGCGGCATCCTGATCGTCTCCCCGACGCCGCTGCTCGTCTCGTACACCGAAGGCGTGCTGCCCTCGCTCGGCGAGGAGGGCCAGGTCGCGATCCGCGCGCTCGGCTCGCTCGTGGACGGCGCGGAGGCGACCGCGTACGACGAACCGTCCATCGCCCGCATCAAGGGCTCGTCCCGGATGCTCGCGGTCCTGCGCAAGGCGGCCAGGGGAGCCCTGGAGGGCGACAGGGCCCCGGCCCCGAAGGAGAGCAACGGCCAACTGGCGTTCGGGGACGAGGGGAGCGCACCGAGCCCCGCCAACCGGCTCCGCGTGGTCGCGTTCGGCACCCGCCTCGAACTGGAGGCGGACGACCTCCAGCGCATCCGCCACAACGTCCTCGGCGGCACCGCCCCCGTCAACCTGCTGCGCCCGCGCGCCCGCAAGCTGCTCCTGGACGCGCTCTGGTCCAAGTCCAGCGGCCGCGGCCGCTACAGCGACCCCGAGCTGCTCGCCGAGCTCCGCTCCACCTTCGACGACGAGGTCTCGTCCGAGGACTCCTTCCTCGCGTTCCTCGACGCCTGGTGGCCCGAGCTCACCCCGCGCGGCGTGCTCACCGCCATGTCGGACGAGCGCAGGCTGGGCCGCTGGGCGCGGCGCGTGCTCAATCCGCGCGAGGTACGCCAACTGGCCCGCGCTCTCAAGCGTGAAGCCCTCTCCGTGCACGACGTGGCGCTCCTCGACGAGCTGCAGACGCTGCTCGGCACCCCGCACAAGCCGAAGAAGAAGCGCGAGTACGACCCGCTGGACGCGCTCACGGGCCTCGAGGAGCTGATGCCGCACCGCGAGGAGACCCAGTGGGAGCGGGCCGAGCGGCTCGCGCAGGAGCGCACCGAGTACGCGCACGTCATCGTCGACGAGGCGCAGGACCTGACGCCGATGCAGTGGCGGATGGTCGGCCGCCGGGGCCGGCAGGCGACGTGGACGATCGTCGGCGATGCGGCCCAGTCGTCGTGGTCGTACCCGGACGAGGCGGCCGAGGCCCGCGACGAGGCGCTCGGCACGCGCCCGCGCCGCCGTTTCACGCTCACCGTCAACTACCGCAACCCGGCGGAGATCGCGGAGCTCGCGGCCAAGGTCCTCAAGCTCGCGATGCCGGGCATGGAGTCCCCCTCCGCGGTCCGCTCGACCGGCGTGAAGCCGCGCTTCGGCGTCGTACAGAACGGCGATCTGGCCGCGTCCGTACGGGCCGAGGCGCAGCGTCTGCTGGACCAGGTGGACGGCACGGTCGGTGTGGTCGTGGCGATGAACCGCCGCGAGCAGGCGCGCAAATGGCTGGCGGATCTCGGCGACCGGGTGGTGGCGCTCGGCTCCCTGGAGGCGAAGGGCCTGGAGTACGACGCGACGGTGGTCGTCTCGCCCGCGGAGATCGCGGACGAGTCCCCGGCCGGACTGCGGGTGCTGTACGTCGCGTTGACGCGCGCCACCCAGCAGCTGACGGTGGTCTCCGCCGCACGTGACGAGCCGGACGGGGACGGTGTCCCGGACCTTCTGAGGGACTGA
- a CDS encoding MerR family transcriptional regulator — protein MSTSGAMTWKVGPLAEASGLTVRTLHHWDTIGLLSPSRRTSGGHREYTGEDAARLYQVLALRSLGLGLETIAVCLDTGVDPDRLLRDHLADVEASLAALGTLRERLLKLRDGLTTGALMDALEAMGAAGTERERVLRRHLDEDQLGVLAARGAELGPGVRYLLEIEWPELYRRAEVLRAEGAEPGDPRVRKIVARMDELGALFGGGATSGGVRAAWREDPAAMSGDADAPADEWRALADFLDRARAALGGGEES, from the coding sequence ATGAGCACTTCTGGAGCGATGACGTGGAAGGTCGGACCGCTGGCCGAGGCCAGCGGTCTCACGGTGCGCACGCTGCACCACTGGGACACCATCGGGCTGCTCTCGCCGTCGCGGCGGACGTCCGGCGGGCACCGCGAGTACACCGGGGAGGACGCGGCCCGGCTCTACCAGGTGCTGGCGCTGCGGAGTCTGGGGCTCGGGCTGGAGACGATCGCCGTGTGCCTGGACACCGGGGTCGATCCCGACCGGCTGCTGCGGGACCATCTGGCGGACGTGGAGGCCTCGTTGGCGGCGCTCGGCACGCTGCGGGAGCGGCTGCTGAAGCTGCGGGACGGGCTGACCACCGGAGCGCTGATGGACGCGCTGGAGGCGATGGGCGCGGCGGGGACCGAGCGGGAGCGCGTACTGCGGCGCCATCTCGACGAGGACCAGCTGGGGGTGCTGGCCGCGCGGGGCGCGGAGCTGGGGCCCGGCGTGCGCTACCTGCTGGAGATCGAGTGGCCCGAGCTGTACCGGCGGGCGGAGGTGCTGCGGGCCGAGGGGGCGGAGCCCGGGGATCCGCGGGTACGGAAGATCGTCGCCAGGATGGACGAGCTGGGGGCGCTCTTCGGTGGCGGGGCGACCTCGGGTGGTGTCCGGGCGGCCTGGCGGGAGGATCCGGCGGCCATGTCGGGCGACGCGGACGCTCCGGCCGACGAGTGGCGCGCGCTCGCGGACTTCCTCGACCGGGCGCGGGCAGCCCTGGGCGGCGGTGAGGAGTCGTGA
- a CDS encoding anti-sigma factor family protein yields the protein MTTQHEPESVHDAVGAYVLGILDDTEATAFEAHLAGCEICAAELDDLAGMEPMLASLAEFPGPAPRAEHPVPPQLLDHLVDEVSAQRAKRKRRTMYLVAAAAALVIGGPAVAVVATSANNDTGTSAHPHSTSPAQDAFFSGMLDKVSATDPTTKVAATVGTEAKPWGTHAVLELKNVQGPLKCSLIAVSKSGERETVTTWAVPKWGYGIPASPHESAKYPLYVHGGAAMSPSDIDHFEVATLDGKKLVDVPV from the coding sequence ATGACGACCCAGCACGAGCCCGAGTCGGTCCACGACGCCGTGGGCGCGTACGTCCTCGGCATCCTCGACGACACCGAGGCCACCGCCTTCGAGGCGCATCTGGCGGGCTGCGAGATCTGCGCGGCCGAGCTCGACGACCTCGCCGGGATGGAGCCGATGCTGGCGTCGCTGGCCGAGTTCCCCGGTCCCGCGCCCCGGGCCGAGCACCCCGTGCCCCCGCAGCTGCTCGACCACCTGGTCGACGAGGTCAGTGCCCAGCGCGCCAAGCGCAAGCGCCGCACGATGTACCTGGTCGCGGCCGCGGCGGCCCTGGTCATCGGCGGTCCCGCGGTCGCGGTGGTCGCCACGTCCGCGAACAACGACACCGGCACCTCCGCCCACCCGCACTCCACCAGCCCCGCCCAGGACGCCTTCTTCAGCGGCATGCTCGACAAGGTCTCGGCCACCGACCCGACGACGAAGGTCGCGGCGACCGTCGGCACCGAGGCCAAGCCCTGGGGCACCCATGCCGTCCTCGAACTGAAAAACGTCCAGGGCCCGCTGAAGTGCTCGCTGATCGCGGTCTCCAAGAGCGGCGAGCGCGAGACGGTCACCACCTGGGCCGTCCCGAAGTGGGGGTACGGAATCCCGGCCAGTCCGCACGAGTCGGCGAAGTATCCGCTGTACGTGCACGGCGGCGCGGCGATGAGTCCGTCCGACATCGACCACTTCGAGGTGGCGACCCTGGACGGGAAGAAGCTGGTCGACGTCCCGGTGTAG
- a CDS encoding CGNR zinc finger domain-containing protein, protein MGSYAYELRFDSGRICLDLVATGVHPVEQLDCGERLAAWLTGAGLLPPDTTLPADPAWLSGFIELREYVRQLVRAEIADRPADTALDRVNAYASGSPPALKAVRLPDGTLVKSFANAPHRDALLAVVARDTVDLLTDPAARALLRQCEGDSCARLYLDTSRGRRRRWCSSEVCGNRERVARHRRRAAVGARA, encoded by the coding sequence ATGGGTTCGTACGCGTACGAGTTGAGGTTCGACTCCGGGCGCATCTGCCTGGACCTGGTGGCGACGGGGGTGCACCCGGTCGAGCAGCTCGACTGCGGGGAGCGCCTCGCCGCCTGGCTCACGGGGGCCGGTCTGCTCCCCCCGGACACCACCCTTCCCGCCGACCCCGCCTGGCTCTCGGGTTTCATCGAACTCCGGGAGTACGTAAGGCAGTTGGTCCGCGCCGAGATCGCCGACCGCCCCGCCGACACCGCCCTCGACCGCGTCAACGCGTACGCCTCGGGCTCACCCCCCGCGCTGAAGGCGGTACGCCTCCCCGACGGCACCCTCGTGAAGTCCTTCGCCAATGCCCCCCACCGCGACGCCCTCCTCGCGGTCGTCGCCCGCGACACCGTGGACCTCCTCACCGACCCGGCGGCCCGCGCCCTGCTCCGCCAGTGCGAGGGCGACAGCTGCGCCCGGCTCTATCTCGACACGTCCCGCGGGCGCCGCCGCCGCTGGTGCTCCAGCGAGGTCTGCGGCAACCGGGAAAGGGTGGCCAGGCACCGGCGGCGTGCGGCAGTAGGGGCACGTGCGTAA
- a CDS encoding beta-N-acetylhexosaminidase, with protein MDLIPAPRAVQGPGHSAFSLVTDTQLVAAPGTETTERWLRSTVGVALGLPLPPGEAGAANAVTLRIDDALAPEAYRLDVSGRGVEILGGSAAGVFWGAQTLRQLLGSDAFRKAPVRARAAYEIAYRTVEDSPRFGWRGLMLDVSRHFMPKDGVLRYLDLLAAHKLNVFHFHLTDDQGWRIEIERHPKLTEVGAWRARSRWGYRTSGLWNETPHGGYYTQDDIREIVAYAAERHITVVPEIEIPGHSQAVIAAYPELGNTDVVDTAALTVWDTWGINPNILAPTEEVLRFYEGVFEEVLDLFPSTFIHVGGDEAPKDQWKASPTAQARIKELGLADEDELQSWFIRHFDQWLAERGRRLIGWDEILEGGLAPGATVSSWRGYEGGIAAAEAGHDVVMCPHTQVYLDYRQADGDEEPMPIAYVRTLEDVYRFEPVPPQLSPEAAAHVIGVQANVWTEVMENQARVDYQTFPRLAAFAEVAWSDLPASAERDYADFDRRMGAHYGRLDALGVDYRAPGGPLPWQKRPAPENFKGSLGRPIEGAPPNV; from the coding sequence ATGGATCTGATTCCGGCACCCCGGGCCGTCCAAGGCCCCGGCCACAGCGCCTTTTCCCTCGTCACGGACACGCAGCTCGTCGCCGCCCCCGGTACGGAGACCACGGAGCGCTGGCTGCGCTCCACGGTCGGCGTCGCGCTCGGGCTGCCGCTGCCGCCGGGCGAGGCGGGCGCCGCGAACGCGGTGACGCTGCGGATCGACGACGCGCTCGCCCCCGAGGCGTACCGGCTCGACGTCTCCGGGCGGGGCGTCGAGATCCTCGGCGGCAGCGCGGCCGGCGTCTTCTGGGGCGCGCAGACGCTCCGTCAGCTCCTCGGCTCCGACGCGTTCCGCAAGGCGCCGGTGCGGGCGCGGGCCGCGTACGAGATCGCGTACCGGACCGTCGAGGACAGCCCCCGCTTCGGCTGGCGCGGCCTCATGCTCGACGTCTCCCGGCACTTCATGCCCAAGGACGGCGTCCTGCGCTACCTGGACCTGCTGGCCGCCCACAAGCTCAACGTCTTCCACTTCCACCTCACCGACGACCAGGGCTGGCGCATCGAGATCGAGCGCCACCCGAAGCTCACCGAGGTCGGCGCCTGGCGGGCACGTTCCAGGTGGGGGTACCGGACCTCCGGGCTCTGGAACGAGACCCCGCACGGCGGTTACTACACCCAGGACGACATCCGCGAGATCGTCGCGTACGCCGCCGAGCGCCACATCACCGTCGTCCCCGAGATCGAGATCCCGGGCCACTCGCAGGCCGTCATCGCCGCCTACCCCGAGCTCGGCAACACCGACGTCGTGGACACGGCCGCGCTCACCGTCTGGGACACCTGGGGCATCAACCCCAACATCCTCGCCCCCACCGAAGAGGTACTGCGCTTCTACGAGGGCGTCTTCGAGGAGGTCCTCGACCTCTTCCCGTCGACCTTCATCCACGTCGGCGGCGACGAGGCCCCCAAGGACCAGTGGAAGGCGTCCCCGACCGCCCAGGCGCGCATCAAGGAGCTCGGGCTCGCCGACGAGGACGAGCTGCAGTCGTGGTTCATCCGCCACTTCGACCAGTGGCTCGCCGAGCGCGGCCGCCGCCTCATCGGCTGGGACGAGATCCTGGAGGGCGGGCTCGCACCCGGCGCCACCGTCTCCTCCTGGCGCGGTTACGAGGGCGGGATCGCCGCCGCCGAGGCCGGGCACGACGTCGTGATGTGCCCGCACACGCAGGTCTACCTCGACTACCGGCAGGCGGACGGCGACGAGGAGCCGATGCCGATCGCGTACGTACGGACCCTCGAGGACGTCTACCGCTTCGAGCCCGTCCCGCCGCAGCTGAGCCCGGAGGCCGCTGCCCATGTGATCGGCGTACAGGCCAATGTGTGGACCGAGGTGATGGAGAACCAGGCGCGCGTCGACTACCAGACGTTCCCGCGGCTGGCCGCCTTCGCCGAGGTCGCCTGGTCCGACCTGCCCGCCTCCGCGGAGCGCGACTACGCCGACTTCGACCGCCGAATGGGCGCCCACTACGGGCGACTTGACGCGCTGGGCGTCGACTACCGGGCGCCCGGGGGCCCGTTGCCGTGGCAGAAGCGACCGGCCCCCGAGAATTTCAAGGGAAGTCTCGGACGCCCGATCGAGGGGGCGCCCCCAAACGTGTGA
- a CDS encoding NAD-dependent malic enzyme yields the protein MATAPSVSYSMTARLEVPASGTAVSQLTTAVESSGGSVTGLDVTASGHEKLRIDVTIAATSTAHADEIVDKLRSVEGVEVGKVSDRTFLMHLGGKIEMASKHPIRNRDDLSMIYTPGVARVCMAIAENPEDARRLTIKRNSVAVVTDGSAVLGLGNIGPMAALPVMEGKAALFKRFAGIDAWPICLDTQDSDEIVAIVKAIAPGFAGINLEDISAPRCFEIEARLREALDIPVFHDDQHGTAIVVLASLTNALRVVGKGIGDVRVVMSGAGAAGTAILKLLIAAGVKHAVVADIHGVVHADREDLVDAQPGSALRWIADNTNPEGARGTLKEAVVGADVFIGVSAPNVLDGDDVAAMAEGSIVFALANPDPEVDPAIARQTAAVVATGRSDFPNQINNVLVFPGVFRGLLDAQSRTVNTEMMLAAAGALADVVAEDELNANYIIPSVFNDKVAGAVAGAVRTAAKAAGAGAGAVTGPTSV from the coding sequence ATGGCAACGGCGCCCAGCGTCTCGTACTCGATGACGGCACGACTGGAGGTTCCCGCCAGCGGGACCGCGGTCAGCCAGCTCACCACGGCCGTGGAGTCCTCCGGTGGCTCGGTAACCGGCCTCGACGTGACCGCATCGGGTCACGAGAAGCTCCGTATCGACGTCACCATCGCCGCGACGTCCACCGCGCATGCGGACGAGATCGTCGACAAACTCCGCTCGGTCGAGGGCGTCGAGGTCGGCAAGGTCTCCGACCGTACGTTCCTGATGCACCTCGGCGGCAAGATCGAGATGGCGTCCAAGCACCCCATCCGCAACCGTGACGACCTCTCCATGATCTACACCCCGGGCGTCGCCCGCGTGTGCATGGCGATCGCCGAGAACCCCGAGGACGCGCGCCGCCTCACCATCAAGCGCAACTCCGTTGCAGTGGTGACGGACGGGTCCGCCGTACTCGGCCTCGGCAACATCGGCCCGATGGCCGCGCTGCCCGTCATGGAGGGCAAGGCGGCCCTCTTCAAGCGCTTCGCCGGCATCGACGCCTGGCCGATCTGCCTCGACACCCAGGACAGCGACGAGATCGTCGCCATCGTCAAGGCGATCGCCCCCGGCTTCGCCGGAATCAACCTCGAGGACATCTCCGCACCCCGCTGCTTCGAGATCGAGGCACGGCTCCGCGAGGCCCTCGACATCCCCGTCTTCCACGACGACCAGCACGGCACCGCGATCGTCGTCCTCGCCTCCCTCACCAACGCACTTCGCGTCGTGGGCAAGGGAATTGGGGACGTCCGCGTCGTCATGTCGGGCGCCGGAGCGGCCGGTACGGCCATCCTCAAGCTCCTCATCGCGGCCGGTGTGAAGCACGCCGTCGTCGCCGACATCCACGGCGTCGTGCACGCGGACCGCGAGGACCTGGTCGACGCGCAGCCCGGCTCCGCACTGCGCTGGATCGCCGACAACACCAACCCCGAGGGCGCCCGCGGCACCCTCAAGGAGGCCGTCGTCGGCGCGGACGTCTTCATCGGCGTCTCCGCCCCGAACGTCCTCGACGGCGACGACGTCGCGGCCATGGCGGAGGGTTCCATCGTCTTCGCACTCGCGAACCCGGACCCCGAGGTGGACCCCGCAATCGCCCGGCAGACGGCGGCAGTTGTGGCCACGGGCCGCTCCGACTTCCCCAACCAGATCAACAACGTGCTGGTCTTCCCGGGCGTCTTCCGAGGCCTCCTGGACGCCCAGTCGCGCACCGTCAACACGGAGATGATGCTCGCCGCCGCGGGCGCCCTGGCGGACGTCGTCGCCGAGGACGAGCTCAACGCGAACTACATCATCCCCTCGGTCTTCAACGACAAGGTCGCGGGAGCGGTCGCCGGGGCGGTGCGTACGGCCGCCAAGGCGGCCGGTGCGGGCGCCGGGGCTGTGACAGGCCCCACGTCCGTCTGA
- a CDS encoding HU family DNA-binding protein, with translation MNRSELVAALADRAEVTRKDADAVLAALAETVGEIVAKGDEKVTIPGFLTFERTHRAARTARNPQTGDPINIPAGYSVKVSAGSKLKEAAKGK, from the coding sequence ATGAACCGCAGTGAGCTGGTGGCCGCCCTGGCCGACCGTGCCGAGGTCACCCGCAAGGACGCCGACGCCGTTCTGGCCGCGCTCGCCGAGACCGTCGGCGAGATCGTCGCCAAGGGCGACGAGAAGGTCACCATCCCCGGCTTCCTGACCTTCGAGCGCACCCACCGTGCCGCTCGCACCGCTCGTAACCCGCAGACCGGCGACCCGATCAACATCCCGGCCGGCTACAGCGTGAAGGTCTCCGCGGGCTCGAAGCTCAAGGAAGCCGCCAAGGGTAAGTAA
- a CDS encoding DUF3039 domain-containing protein has product MSTLEPERGAGTGTLVEPTPQVSNGDGDHERFAHYVQKDKIMASALDGTPVVALCGKVWVPGRDPKKYPVCPMCKEIYESMGAGGGDKDKGGKDK; this is encoded by the coding sequence ATGAGCACTCTTGAGCCCGAGCGCGGGGCAGGTACGGGGACCCTCGTAGAGCCGACACCTCAGGTGTCGAACGGCGACGGCGACCACGAGCGCTTCGCCCACTACGTCCAGAAGGACAAGATCATGGCGAGCGCGCTGGACGGCACGCCCGTCGTCGCGCTCTGCGGCAAGGTCTGGGTCCCGGGCCGTGACCCGAAGAAGTATCCGGTCTGCCCCATGTGCAAGGAGATCTACGAGTCCATGGGCGCCGGCGGCGGCGACAAGGACAAGGGCGGCAAGGACAAGTAG
- a CDS encoding YqgE/AlgH family protein, translated as MTEVSSLTGRLLVATPALADPNFDRAVVLLLDHDDGGSLGVVLNQPTPVEVGSVLGGWESLAGEPGVVFRGGPVSLDSALGVAVIPGSSGPLGWRRVYGAIGLVDLETPPELLIAALGSLRIFAGYAGWGPGQLEGELKDGAWYVVDSEPGDVSSPRPESLWRAVLRRQRSSLAMIATYPDDPSLN; from the coding sequence ATGACGGAGGTGTCCTCGCTCACCGGGCGGCTGCTCGTGGCCACCCCTGCCCTGGCGGACCCGAACTTCGACCGCGCCGTGGTGCTGCTCCTGGACCACGACGACGGCGGTTCGCTCGGCGTCGTGCTCAATCAGCCGACCCCGGTGGAGGTCGGTTCCGTACTGGGCGGCTGGGAGAGTCTCGCGGGGGAGCCCGGCGTGGTCTTCCGCGGCGGCCCGGTCTCGCTGGACTCGGCGCTCGGCGTCGCGGTGATTCCCGGCAGCTCGGGGCCCCTGGGCTGGCGGCGGGTGTACGGGGCGATCGGCCTGGTCGACCTGGAGACGCCTCCCGAGCTGCTGATCGCCGCCCTCGGCAGCCTGCGGATCTTCGCCGGTTACGCGGGCTGGGGACCCGGTCAGCTGGAGGGCGAGCTCAAGGACGGGGCCTGGTACGTCGTCGACTCCGAGCCCGGCGACGTCTCCTCCCCGCGCCCGGAAAGCCTCTGGCGGGCGGTGCTGAGGCGCCAGCGCAGCAGTCTCGCGATGATCGCGACCTACCCGGACGACCCGTCGCTGAACTGA
- the murA gene encoding UDP-N-acetylglucosamine 1-carboxyvinyltransferase gives MTVTDDVLLVHGGTPLEGEIRVRGAKNLVPKAMVAALLGSGPSRLRNVPDIRDVRVVRGLLQLHGVTVRPGDEPGELVLDPSHVESANVADIDAHAGSSRIPILFCGPLLHRLGHAFIPGLGGCDIGGRPIDFHFEVLRQFGATIEKRADGQYLEAPQRLRGCKIRLPYPSVGSTEQVLLTAVLAEGVTELSNAAVEPEIEDLICVLQKMGAIISMDTDRTIRITGVDRLDGYTHRALPDRLEAASWASAALATEGNIYVRGAQQRSMVTFLNTYRKVGGAFEIDDEGIRFWHPGGALNAIVLETDVHPGFQTDWQQPLVVALTQAAGLSIVHETVYESRLGFTSALNQMGAHIQLYRECLGGSDCRFGQRNFLHSAVVSGPTKLQGADLVIPDLRGGFSYLIAALAAQGTSRVHGIDLINRGYENFMEKLTELGAKVELPGGALV, from the coding sequence ATGACCGTCACCGACGATGTACTGCTTGTCCACGGCGGAACCCCGCTGGAGGGCGAAATCCGCGTGCGCGGCGCGAAGAACCTCGTGCCCAAGGCGATGGTCGCCGCCCTCCTGGGCAGCGGTCCGAGCCGGCTGCGCAATGTGCCCGACATCCGCGACGTCCGGGTCGTACGAGGCCTGCTGCAGCTGCACGGCGTGACGGTCCGCCCGGGTGACGAGCCCGGCGAGCTGGTCCTCGACCCGTCCCACGTCGAGTCCGCCAATGTCGCCGACATCGACGCCCACGCGGGCTCCTCGCGGATCCCGATCCTCTTCTGCGGCCCGCTGCTGCACCGCCTCGGCCACGCCTTCATCCCGGGCCTCGGCGGCTGCGACATCGGCGGCCGGCCGATCGACTTCCACTTCGAGGTGCTCCGCCAGTTCGGCGCGACCATCGAGAAGCGCGCGGACGGCCAGTACCTGGAGGCCCCGCAGCGCCTTCGCGGTTGCAAGATCCGGTTGCCCTACCCCTCGGTCGGCTCGACCGAGCAGGTGCTGCTGACGGCCGTACTGGCCGAAGGTGTGACGGAGCTCTCCAACGCGGCCGTGGAGCCGGAGATCGAGGACCTCATCTGCGTACTGCAGAAGATGGGCGCGATCATCTCCATGGACACCGACCGGACGATCCGCATCACCGGTGTCGACCGCCTCGACGGCTACACCCACCGCGCCCTCCCGGACCGCCTGGAGGCGGCCTCGTGGGCGTCCGCGGCGCTGGCGACCGAGGGCAACATCTACGTGCGCGGCGCCCAGCAGCGCTCGATGGTGACCTTCCTCAACACCTACCGGAAGGTCGGCGGCGCCTTCGAGATCGACGACGAGGGCATCCGCTTCTGGCACCCGGGCGGCGCGCTCAACGCGATCGTCCTGGAGACGGACGTGCACCCCGGCTTCCAGACCGACTGGCAGCAGCCGCTGGTCGTGGCGCTGACGCAGGCCGCGGGCCTCTCGATCGTCCACGAGACGGTCTACGAGTCCCGTCTGGGCTTCACCTCGGCGCTCAACCAGATGGGCGCACACATCCAGCTCTACCGCGAGTGCCTGGGCGGCTCGGACTGCCGCTTCGGCCAGCGCAACTTCCTGCACTCGGCGGTCGTGAGCGGCCCCACGAAGCTCCAGGGCGCGGATCTGGTCATCCCCGACCTGCGCGGCGGCTTCTCGTACCTGATCGCTGCTCTCGCGGCGCAGGGGACTTCGCGGGTGCACGGCATCGACCTGATCAACCGGGGCTACGAGAACTTCATGGAGAAGCTCACGGAGCTCGGCGCGAAGGTCGAGCTGCCGGGTGGGGCGCTCGTGTAG